ACCTTCATAAGAAAATAGGTGAGGAACAGAACAATCAGTACGCAAAAACTCGTAAGATGGTGAAACAAGAAAATTACAATAATAACTAGAAACCAGGATGGCACCTGTCAATGGCATATCCTACTCCAAACTAAGGTTAGGTTATCTGATTAAACAAGTTCATATAACTATATAAATATAGGTAGGAAACAGAGAATACAGGCAGAGAAACCAAAATAACAACTAACACATTGCATAGTTATCTCACATGGTCAAGCAATAAGACATCATCCTCCTCTTCCAGCCGTGAAAAGTCAATTGCTCGTTGACCTGTTACAAGCTCTAGAAGCATAATCCCATAACCAAAAACATCTGTCCTTTCAGATGACTTCCCAGTAGATAAGTACTCAGGAGCAATGTGGCCCATGGTCCCACGAACTTGAGTTGTCACATTAGTCTTTTTCACATCCACCAACTTTGCCAGGCCAAAGTCACCAACAACTGCTTCAAAATCTTCATCTAATAGTACATTAGCAGCCTTCACATCCCGATGAATAATTTTAGGATTGcaatgttcatgaaggtattccAGTCCTCGTGCTGCACCTAATGCCACTCTTTTTCTTGTGGCCCAATCTAAAACGGGCTCCTCAGGTTTGCGTTCTACACCCAAGATCTAAAATAAGTCGAACTCACCAGAGAGGCAGCTATAAATTTTATAGGACAATAAAAGTTACACCAGAAAGAGGTGCACAAGATTCATTACGGGCTTCATATTTAAAAAGTTCAATAAAACTTGCAGCTTTCAGGAAAAAACGTAGAGCATGTATAAATTCAAAACTGTTTTGATGTTCATTGGGATTTGCTTATGATTGACCTAGATAGTTTAGCACTAAAACTTGTTTGACAATATTGGATGgacacaattaaatttatattcccCTACTCAAAATAATCTAATCTCCATTCATAATGCACCCCCTCCCGTCTCCCCAGTAATATGGATTTTGACATGGATAATTTTGTTGCTGCCACCCCCATATGATGAACATTATATAATGCCATATGAAGTTAAAAGAAAATTTACGACATGCTCTGAAATTCTCTTTCAGCAGCCACACTGGGGGTAACATGAAGCATAGTCATAGTAAGAGACTCTCTAAAGACAATTTCTAAAAGTTTCTCCTGTACATCTTTGACAAGTATTCTatcaaaaaattgaattaatccaAATTTTAATTACTGAAATCCAAATAAATGGTTATTTTATTTGCTTGAATCGGGTTATGATAGGCATGTCAAATAACAGCAAACAGCTTCCATGGTTTGCTAGATACAGATGATTTACCCACCCTTCTGAACCCACATTACCTTACTATGGACTGACCATTATGGTCAACATGTTTACCATATGCTTACAGAAGTATGTAAAATTAGCAACATCTGTGATACAGAAGACATCACAAAAAAAACAATGATACCTGTTAGAAATTAGAATCTTCCATTCAAATATCTGGTATGAATAACTAATACCTCTTAGACGATAAGCCACACTTAAATTTGGCATAAATGGATACACCAAAAGCCGTTCTGATGGTGTAGTGCAAAACCCTATCAGCCGTAGTAGATTCCTGTGAACAGCTACACTTATCATCTCCACTTCACGTTGGAAAGCTGCATCTCCTCCTGGACTTTCAAAATCAGTTAATCGTTTAACAGCAACTTTTGTGTTATCTTGAAGTACTCCTTTATAAACTTTTCCAAACCCTCCTTGTCCAAGAATATTTTTCTCATTGAAGTTGTCTGTTGCCAGCTGTAATTCCCGATATGCAAATCTTTTCAATTGACCAAAAGCAATTCGTTGGTCAACTTCACCTGAGCACAGTAAGAAAGATATTCAACAAAAGTACATATTAATTTTTGACAGCAATTATACAAAGTTACATATTCACAAATGTGATTCTTTTTTTCTTTAAGTTTGTTAAATTTTCCTGTAGCATTGCACATTAAATTAATGGGACACTGATTAtgaggaaagaaattcaaatcAAGCTAAAATAATCAGGTTAGAATTTGTTGGAATCCAATAATTATAGGAATTAATTTAGTTTCTATATATAGTTAATTCCTTGTAATCATGCAATTAATTTTTGTTTCCTTCCCTAGATTTAGCTTCCTATTCTAAGGCTAGATTAATGTGTATATATATGAGACACATACAGATCTTTATTCATTGAGAAATATGCTAGAAAATTCTCTTCAAAACCTCTGGTTTCACCATGGTATCAAAGCTTTTGATTCATTAGGGCAGACTTAGTACCATTCATGTGTAGTATTAACACATACCGTTTATTGGTATTGTTCAAACATATTGTTCATTGGTAATGTTCACAGATACTGTTTACGTGTACTGTTCATCAAGACTGCTCATGTGGGGACCATTTTCTGACTTTTTTTTTCAACTGTTCCTAATGTATTGTGCCTCTACCCAACCCCTATCGTTGACCTAAACACAAGCAAATATGTCTAGAAGAGTGGATTACTCCAAAAGAACAAATGATATTGGGATTTTTTCCAATGAAGAAGTTCAATTCCtaagacattcattgtcttggctTGAATCTTAATCTTCCACAATTGTCCCTTCCAATTTTGTCAAATCAAGTAATGCTTTTCTTGCCAATATTAAAAAATTCTTTTTAATTATAGATTCTAGAGCAAACAAACATATAATAGgctcttcaaataaattttctacttATTCTCCATATTCAAGGGGAAAAAAAAAGTCCGTATAGTGGACAGATCCTTAGCCACTAATTTTGAAACAAGTTTTATTGCTTAcactcccactagaaaacttcTATTCTTCATATTCCTAGCTTTCCTATTAATCTTTTATCTGTTAGTTCTATTACTCAAAGCTCTTAATTGCAAAATTGAATTCCCCCCCCATTGCATATTTCGAGAGTTGATGGTCTACTCAAACATTTTCTTTATCTAGTTATAGATGGTTTGTCACTTTTATTGATTGTTACACTTGAGGACTTAGgtttatttaatgaaaaaaaaaaatgaagtgtTCTTTTGCTTTCAATAGTTTCACAAATGATTTGTATACACTACATAGTTTGACGTTGGGGTTAAATTTTTAGAAAACGACAATGATATAAAATAGATAAATGGAGTTTTTCGTGCCTATTTGGATTCAACTGGTATATTGCATAAAGCTAGGTGTAAATACTAATGCACAAAATAGGGTATCCGAGAGGAAAAAATAGGCATTTACTTGAATTGGCTCAATCTCTTATGTTTACTATAAATCTTCCTACACCTTACCGGGGAATGTTGTTATTGCTGAAATATATCTTATTAATAGAATGCCTCTTAGAACACTAAACTTTAAGAGTCCTTTAAAAGTTTTCCAAGGTAGCAACACTCATGCTGTCCCTCCAAAGATCTTTGGCTATGTTTGTTTTGTTCATCAGCAAATGTTAGAAAGTTATCACCTAAAACGCTCAAATGTTTGTTTGTAGGTTATTCTAATACTCAAAAGGACTACAAATTTTATTATCCTCTTCAAGAAAATATTTTGCGAGCATGAGTGTCACCTTTAGGGAGTCTGAACTTTATTTTCCTTCACAATCACCTCCTCAGGGAAGCATAAGAACGAAGAGGTGTTGTCTATTCCTATGTTTTTTGTTCCTACTCCTTTTCAGGGGGAGACTCCAATTCCAAGTGAGGATGACAAGGATCAACCACCTAACCAACCATCGCCTCAAACCCTAGAGAGATTaaagaggcagaatttgagaaaCTACATACATCGACAAAATGCAGATACGTCCATTGAGCATGATACACCTAATCAATTGTTACTTGTTCAAATTCTGAAGATTTATGTGGTAAGTCTCCTCCTGTCCTGGTAATTCTAATTCAGATTCTAACCCTAATTTCGTTATCGATGATCTTGATGTCCTTATTGCTTTAAGAAAGTGAGTGTTCACAATAAAACATAGGACAAATGATTCAATTGAAATATACAAGGCCAGGTTAGTGGCAAATGGCTTCACATGAACCTATGGAGTGAATTACTAAGAGAAATTCACACCTGTTGTAAAGATGAACTCCATTAGAATCTTGTTGTCATGTGTAGCTTATCTCGAATGGGACTTATAGCAGTTTGATGTCAATAATGCTTTTTTACATAGAGGCTTCGATGAAAAAGTGTATATAGAAATTCCTCTAGGGTTTGATGATGATAAAACCAATGTAAAAGTTTACAGGCTGAAAAAGGCATTATATGACCTGAAGCAATCATCGAGAGCATGGTTTAATAGATTCAGCAAAGCCATGATATCTTTTGCCGATTAtccaaataatgttgatcataccCTATTTATGAAACAATATAAAAGTAAGATCACATTATTTATTGTTTATATTAATGATATAGTTATGGCATAAGATGATAAGGACGAAAGCACCTGTTTAAAGGAGCTCTTAGTCTAAGAGTTTAAAATTAAAGATTTGGGTAAGTTGCGGTATTTTTCTTGGAATAGAGGTTGCCAGGTAAAAAAATGGATATTTatctctcaaagaaaatataTTCTAGATCTCCTAGAAAAAAATGGTATGTTGGGATGTAAACCTGTGGATTCTCCTATTGAAGCTAAGATGTAAACCTGCGGATTCTCCTATTAAAGCTAATCATAGATTGCAAGCAGGAGTTAGGGACCCAATCGATTTGAAGAGATATCATAGATTAGTTGGGAGACTGATATACCTTTCACACGCTAGACCAAACATACCTTATGCCGTCAGTCTATACCTCTCACACACTATACCAAATGTAGCTTATGTTGTTAAGTTTGGTTAGCCAGTATACACATGATCCTTGTGAATCTCACTTGGAAATGGTATTTCGAGATACCTAAAATCTGAACCAAGGAAAGGACTACTTTTTTCAAAGCATGGCCATCTTCAAGTACAAGCCTTTACATACACAGAATGGGTTGGATCTCTTGATAATAGAAGGTCAACATCAAGCTATTGCACATTTGTTTGAGGTAATCTAGTTACCTAGAGAAACAAAAAAATTAGAATGTGACAGCAAGATCAAGTGCAGAAGCAAGAGTATAGAGCTATGACACAGGCATCTGTGAATTGTTGTGATTGAAGAAATTGACGGAAGAGTTCAAGTTGTCAGAAACAAATGTTTATCCTTGTGTTTTGTGACAACAAGGCTGCTATTAGTATTATTCACAATCCACTTCAGGATGATCAGACCAAGCACATAAATATTGAATAGCACTTCATAAAGGAGAAGTTAGTGGATGGTTCATTAATTGTTTCTCATGTGACATCAAAGGAGCAGTTAGCCAAGTATTTACCAGGGGTCTAACCAATAGAAAATTCCATACTTTGATTTGCAAGTTGGGCATGTGTAAATATCCATGGACCAACTTAAGAAGTATTGGAATCCCATAATTATAGGAATTAACTTAGTGTCTATATGTAGCTGATTCCctaattatgtaattaattttttttggttTCCTTTTTAGATTTAGCTTCTTATTCTAAGGCTAGATTAATGTGTATCTATATGAGGCATGTACAAATCTTTATTCATTGAGAAATATACTAGAAAACTCTCTCCAAAACCTCTGGTTTCATCAGAATTTTATTCTACTCCACAGACAGCCTGAAAAAACAAAAGGTGAGACCAATTTACATGTGGGGATGTTACAGACTAAAACAATCATGAAACGATTATTTAAAGATAAAGGGCTAATTGCCACAACCAATAAAAGAAACAAACTATACCCTTTTTTTCAATTTAAGGAAAAAATTGCTTACAGAGTAATTCAGTCTCTCTCTTTCCAACCACAGGGCACCAAGAAAACCATTTGCATTATGCACAAGAAAACTCTGACTAGATATATTAAGTGAGGCACTTACTACTCAACTTatgttggtggtcttggatgtgaaAACTAACAGAAGCTGGAACGAGTCAAATAATTGCATATACAAGAACAAGGTGGCAGAATtcaaaagaagaaaaacaagtgaCATTCAAGGTTGAGCCCCTAAAGCACTTAATATGGCATTCTGACACAAAAACAAATATCATGTGGACAAAAGTGGCAAAGCAAGTTCTAGCTGAGTTGAAAGGCGATGGACCACCTTCATAAGAGGTTTGCTCATAGAATGAAAAAATGCAAAAGGCTATCAAGACCAAAAGGAAATGGTACAAGAGGTTGTCTACATACCATAGCTCAAAAGGAAGCAAAGAAGGCAATGATTGTTTTTAGCATTCTTTTGAGCTATACAAAGGCATAGCAACAGAGACAACATTTCGATAAAATGTCATTAACTTGTAATTGGTCCCCTTTACGCACTGTCAGCAAGAAAAAAAAGTACAACTGATGGATAGTGCTGGGATAAGTGAATGAGATTAAACAAGATTTGGATTaattgagatcgggttattagaTATTTAGAAAGGACACTTGATGATAATAATGATGAGAGAGGGTTTTGCTCATGAAGGTGTGGCATGCTTATTCTTGTAGACATGTACATGCagcaatattttataaaatatgtcTATCTGCGCCCTGTCAGCGCATGTGTTTTCATTCACATGCATATTGAGGTGTGGAAATTGATTTTAATTGTctcgaaaataaaattttgagtaGCTCAAtaggttaaaataaaaaaatacaagggCTTAAAGGGTTTTCTCATTGAAATTTAAGGGCTTCTTTATGCATATAGTATCAACCAGTAGCTGTCGTTCATATAGTTCCTATATACTGAAAAGTAAATCAAACCTTCAACATCCACAAACATATCGTGTTTGTAACCTTTGTGTCTACTCTTGCAAACAAAAAACAGTAagccaacaaaaagaagaagaattatAGTCCCTCCAACGATTCCAACTATAATACCAATCTTTGGCTTATTTGAAGCACCTGCCAACACAGAAAAGGATCAGCATGAGCTGCTCATAAAAGAAAAATTCAATGGTTGTAGATCAATAGCTAATCCAGTTACCTGAATCACTATTATCAGATTCACAGGGTTGTGGAAATTTTGCACCACAATTTAAACGATTTCCAGTGAAACTGAGATAAGTGAacccaaataaaaattaaattaaatgcctACAATCAAtgttgcacacacacacacacacacagagagagaaagaaagagtaaAAGAGTAAATAGGcagaaaaatagaaaagaaattaACAATTCATAGGCAGTCAGATTCTGCATACAAAAAGTtagaggggagagagagagagagagagagagagagagagagaggcagtAGCTAATATCTATACTGTTGTTCATACTTGTATTTTGGAATTTGGAACAGATGCTCAGGAATATGACCACTGAGGTGATTTGAATCAAGTAGACTGCAAAGAAAATTTCATTTATGACTTTAAAAACTTGTAAAGATGCCCACGTATGCAAACACATACTCTTGACAGTCAGTCTTACAGAAAATGTTGGATCATCTTGTAAAGCTACCAAGCAATATGAATACTGAAGCAAGTTGTAAATGTTTCAATCTAAAATTGGACTGACTGTCTCCACCTTTTGTCACTTACATATTAATCAAATTTTGGAGACGAGAAAGTGATTCAGGGATAGCTCCAGTGAGGTTGTTTTGACTCAAAGTCctgtttatataattaaaaaatcaaatttttaataatgAACTTACAAAAAAAACAGAGATATGCTACAGAgctcaaaaaaataaatatatcataGATGATGCCACTCACAAAAATTGAAGCCTTTTAAGATCGCCAAGGGAAGATGGTATCTCACCACTTAAACGATTATTTCCCAAATCTAAGCTGGATAAACTCGACAAATTTCCAAACTCTTTGGGTATCTCACCAGTTATGCCATTTCCCTTCAATGTTCTGCATGCAATCAATCCATATATATTAGCATTTTACTTACAAACAAATGCTTGAATATCTTTTCCAACTAAAAAAAGATACTAAAGGCATGTTACTGAAAGCTCTATGAAATATGAAGAAAATAGCTGGTCAATCAAGACAAATACCACAAAATATTTGAAAGAAACTACAAAACAGATATGAAATTATGAAAAGCTTCAAGTTGCAATGTGGAAACAGTTTGTCAGTTTCTAAAACTGCTgatgaaaattattaaataatcttTAAAACTTGGAAAATGACGTAACAAAGTCTAATGCATCATAAAACAAAAAGCTCAGAAGAGTATCTGCTGATTGTTGCAATATACTGCATACATACAGTGTAGTAAGAGTATTCAGAATTCCTATTTTGGAGGACAAGGTTCCAGAACAGTTCATGCCAGACAATGTTCTGCAAGCAAGAGAAACATATAAACAAATACTAGTTAAGTTATGCAACTATAGTACAGAATATTGTTGAGTGTTGAATTATGTTATAAAAGTATCATTCATGTAGCAATGTCAGAAGAGCTAAAACTGCTTCAAAGAATACTTACACAGAAGTGACTTGATCATTATTGTCACAGATGACATTTGACCAAGTGCATGGGTCAACATGACTTGGATTCCAATCTATCAACTGATTGGCTGGAGCACCCAATGAAAGCTTCAATTGATATAGTGCATCTCCTGAAATCACAAACATGAATATTAACCATTTAATCAAGGAATCATCCCACATTTATTCAATCAGTACCgcaaatgtaaatatatgaaggaCATTGCAAAAAAATATAGGCTTTTTTTTCCCCAAAAGGGAGCCTATCAATCAATATATTCTCATTACTTGTTCATTATATCCatcaaatcatcaagaaaactttTTTTATACAGCCAAGAGAGGGAGGGCAGGAGGGGAACAGAAAGATCCAACCACATTAGAACAGACAAACAGAGAAATGAATACCTGTACAAGTAACTGGATCGTATGAAGGGCGATGATTAATGCATCTACCATATTCAACACAACAAAGCATCAATCCAAATTTAGTTAGGATAAATTACAAGGTTCCTTCCCCTCCTTTCAACTCTATTTAGGGCCATACCTCCATTCAACTCTACGTATAAGTGCAGATTTTTCTTTAAAGTCTAACTTGGAAAAGGGGGGCTGCACATGGCACTACAAGGTAACCAAATTGATTCTTATATATCATTGTGTCACACCTTAGTCTATGCTCAATCACTTTTTCCAAGATTGTATATGACTCATAAGATTGTATCTATGCAACTTTAGATATCATCTTTATTCCTATAAATAAAAACAAGAAGGCTCTTTCTCTATTTTTCAATCAACTTCACTGTTTATAGTATCTTTTATGATAGTTTAGAGTTTAGACGATCATATTATCCCCACCTACCCTAAGTATGACTCACAAGATAGCACCTATGCAACTTTAGATGGCATCTTTATTCTAATAAATAAAAGCATGGATGCTCTTTCTCCATTTATCAATCATCTTCTTTGTTTATAGCATCTTTAATCATAGTTTAGGCAATCACATTAACCCCACCGACCCTAAGCGCTTCCAAACTTCTACAAGGTTCGCATTAGGCTTTTCGTCTTTTACCTCAAACTATTTTAATCCTCCATAAACAACTGGCACTCATTGTGATTTCTGGGCTGGGGTAGTAAGATCTCCAATGTTATCTAAGTTGCTACCACTTTGCTCGAATGCTTTCTTCAACTTTCAAAAATCTTGTTGTCTTAGAAAGATCTTGTCATCCTCGTCCTTAACACACTTATTCAAGCCAATTTGTTCATATCCTTTCCCCTTCTCATGCCCCAAGAACTCTATATAGCTCAGAAAAGAATCTAGCTTTCATGACTATTTTTTCAGCGTTCCACTTAGCTCTCTTCTAATTTTTGTATGTGTCTCCATTTTGTGACTTAGACAATCTCCTATAAATTCTCTTTTGACCTTGAGTATTGATTAGAAGCCTACAAAATTGATAATTTCCTATGACAGTAGTTTACTCACCATCACTTCAACAACCACTTGAAGATTGAGCAAATGGTATTTTGATTAATGGTTTCTGTTCAACTTTaattttaggtttttttttttttgaaaagaaattaaattcCTCACATCTTAATCCCAATTTGACTTTATCTTCAAGTATGAACCATCTTCATCACATCTAAATAATGTGTCATTTAATCCAGTATGATAAAACTCCTTCATCCATGGTAAATCACTTTGTGATGGAAAAGTACTAAACAATTGTTGGTTAAGTTTGAAAGAGAACTACAAAAATTCATGAGGTTGGACCTAATTCACATTTTGGTCCCTCCATATTCAGAATCAAACCCTTTTAATCCCTGAGTTTTATAAAAATCAATACTTTAGTTCTTATACAGAGCAAAACAATGTTGTTTTAGACAATGTGTTCTTCACGAAAAGAACATTGACTTTATCTTATTTTCGGCCAATATAGGACTAAACCATTTGATGCCTATAAAAATAGGAGACAAAGGTGTTTGATTTTTAAAGGAGACCAAACAGTGCACTAGAATAAATGTCAAGGAGTTTTTTTATCTTGAGGGGGGAGTGTTGGAATCCCACATCGAAAGAATATAAAGTAAAAGGGCAATATATAAGTGGTTGGGTTGCAACATTGACTTGGCTAGTCATTTAGATGTGTAAAGCaatctaatcacttatataaac
This sequence is a window from Hevea brasiliensis isolate MT/VB/25A 57/8 chromosome 10, ASM3005281v1, whole genome shotgun sequence. Protein-coding genes within it:
- the LOC110641546 gene encoding probable LRR receptor-like serine/threonine-protein kinase At5g10290 isoform X3; the protein is MNCSGTLSSKIGILNTLTTLTLKGNGITGEIPKEFGNLSSLSSLDLGNNRLSGEIPSSLGDLKRLQFLTLSQNNLTGAIPESLSRLQNLINILLDSNHLSGHIPEHLFQIPKYNFTGNRLNCGAKFPQPCESDNSDSGASNKPKIGIIVGIVGGTIILLLFVGLLFFVCKSRHKGYKHDMFVDVEGEVDQRIAFGQLKRFAYRELQLATDNFNEKNILGQGGFGKVYKGVLQDNTKVAVKRLTDFESPGGDAAFQREVEMISVAVHRNLLRLIGFCTTPSERLLVYPFMPNLSVAYRLRERKPEEPVLDWATRKRVALGAARGLEYLHEHCNPKIIHRDVKAANVLLDEDFEAVVGDFGLAKLVDVKKTNVTTQVRGTMGHIAPEYLSTGKSSERTDVFGYGIMLLELVTGQRAIDFSRLEEEDDVLLLDHVKKLEREKRLDDIVDCNLNEHYNIQEVEMMIQVALLCTQASPEDRPAMSEVVRMLEGEGLAERWEEWQHVEDTRRQEYERLQRRFEWGDDSSYNQLAIELSGGR
- the LOC110641546 gene encoding probable LRR receptor-like serine/threonine-protein kinase At5g10290 isoform X1; this translates as MLLKMELVFSALLLACLHHLVLSNLQGDALYQLKLSLGAPANQLIDWNPSHVDPCTWSNVICDNNDQVTSVTLSGMNCSGTLSSKIGILNTLTTLTLKGNGITGEIPKEFGNLSSLSSLDLGNNRLSGEIPSSLGDLKRLQFLTLSQNNLTGAIPESLSRLQNLINILLDSNHLSGHIPEHLFQIPKYNFTGNRLNCGAKFPQPCESDNSDSGASNKPKIGIIVGIVGGTIILLLFVGLLFFVCKSRHKGYKHDMFVDVEGEVDQRIAFGQLKRFAYRELQLATDNFNEKNILGQGGFGKVYKGVLQDNTKVAVKRLTDFESPGGDAAFQREVEMISVAVHRNLLRLIGFCTTPSERLLVYPFMPNLSVAYRLRERKPEEPVLDWATRKRVALGAARGLEYLHEHCNPKIIHRDVKAANVLLDEDFEAVVGDFGLAKLVDVKKTNVTTQVRGTMGHIAPEYLSTGKSSERTDVFGYGIMLLELVTGQRAIDFSRLEEEDDVLLLDHVKKLEREKRLDDIVDCNLNEHYNIQEVEMMIQVALLCTQASPEDRPAMSEVVRMLEGEGLAERWEEWQHVEDTRRQEYERLQRRFEWGDDSSYNQLAIELSGGR
- the LOC110641546 gene encoding probable LRR receptor-like serine/threonine-protein kinase At5g10290 isoform X2, with the translated sequence MLLKMELVFSALLLACLHHLVLSNLQGDALYQLKLSLGAPANQLIDWNPSHVDPCTWSNVICDNNDQVTSVTLSGMNCSGTLSSKIGILNTLTTLTLKGNGITGEIPKEFGNLSSLSSLDLGNNRLSGEIPSSLGDLKRLQFLTLSQNNLTGAIPESLSRLQNLINIFTGNRLNCGAKFPQPCESDNSDSGASNKPKIGIIVGIVGGTIILLLFVGLLFFVCKSRHKGYKHDMFVDVEGEVDQRIAFGQLKRFAYRELQLATDNFNEKNILGQGGFGKVYKGVLQDNTKVAVKRLTDFESPGGDAAFQREVEMISVAVHRNLLRLIGFCTTPSERLLVYPFMPNLSVAYRLRERKPEEPVLDWATRKRVALGAARGLEYLHEHCNPKIIHRDVKAANVLLDEDFEAVVGDFGLAKLVDVKKTNVTTQVRGTMGHIAPEYLSTGKSSERTDVFGYGIMLLELVTGQRAIDFSRLEEEDDVLLLDHVKKLEREKRLDDIVDCNLNEHYNIQEVEMMIQVALLCTQASPEDRPAMSEVVRMLEGEGLAERWEEWQHVEDTRRQEYERLQRRFEWGDDSSYNQLAIELSGGR